From Balneola sp. MJW-20:
GATGTAAGATGCATAATCAATCTGCTTTGCTCCTCGGCCTGGGAATTTTTTCCTTCGCACACATTAAGAATATCTATGGTAATGTCATTACCAAAAGGCTGTAGCTGTACCAGCCACTGCAATGCCCGGGATGCCGCTACACTTCCATCATGAGTTACTATTACGTGATCAATATGAAGGTAATCAGGGGTAACAACCAGGACGGGCCCGGAACTGTTTTTAACGAGCCTTGAAATCGTGTTGGTATCTCTGCTTGGACGGTTATAAAAGAAATGCGTTTCCCTTCCGATGATCAGAAGGTCATGAAACTTCAGGTCTTCCTGTATCCGTTCAAAGGGCACTCCTTCCTCCATGAGTTCTGAATGTTTTACCCCCGACTTAGAAACAAGCTGTTCAAAGGTTTCCAGCAATTCGCCTGCCCGGGTTCTTGCTTCTTCAGTAAGATGGTTATGCAGTTGTTGCGCATAATACATCGTTCCTATAGGTCCTACCCCTACTGTTGAATCAATATGACCGGTATCAACGATCGCCAGTCCGGATATCGAGGCATCAAATCGTTCAGCCAGCGATATAGCATAACGAATAGCTATTGGTGTATCATTATCAAGGTCCAGTGCAACCAGTATTCTTTTTATCATGATGAACCCTTATTTATTTATTGGATAAGTATTTGAAGATTACACTCTTCCAAATAAAAAATAGCCATTTAGGCCATCCTTAAGCAGAGGTTATTCCTACAACTGCCGACAGCGAATGTATTACAATACAGACTCATTGAGCGGGCTCATTTATTGTAATATTAATCACTACAGTAATTTTAGGAGTACAAGGCTATCACAAATACTCTGAAATTACTATTAAGCATATAAGGTCAAAATAAATTGAGGGACCTATGGAAAAATTACAGAAACTACCCACCCCGTTTTCTGAAGATCAGCTTATTTACTTCAAAAACCTGCTCCTTGATAAAAGAGAAGAAGCGGTGCATGAAATTGAAAAACTTAACGAAAGTATGGCTGATATAAGTGCTGATGAGGATGAATATTCATCGGCTACTTCTGCACAGCTTGACGATATAAGTGCAGATGCAGAAGAACGACAACTTAATTACAAGCTGCAGGAACGCACCCGCTCTTATATCAAACAGATCGATGCCGCCTTAGAACGAATCAAAAACGGTTCTTACGGTATTTGTTTGGCAACCGGTAAAGCAATACCTGAAGAAAGACTAAAAATTGTACCCCATACCAGGTATAGTCTTGAGGCAAAAAAGCTGGGACTAAATGAAATCGGTGATCAATATTAATTCAATCCCAATATTATGTCAGTTTATGATGAAGACAGAGGTGTCATTTTTAATGAACGTATCCGCCTCTTAAAGGAAAATGGATATCGGGGATTTCATATCAGCGAGATCCATCAGGATTGGGACGGATTCAGTATTACGGTAAAGAATGAATCAGCTAAGATCATAAGCACCAATGGTGAAACTCAGGAAGAAGCATTCCAAGGGATTATCGATAAAATAGACATGATCTTTGATTGAGTTGTGGATGCCGGTCGGTGGACCTAACCGGCCGGCTCATTTTCAG
This genomic window contains:
- a CDS encoding universal stress protein translates to MIKRILVALDLDNDTPIAIRYAISLAERFDASISGLAIVDTGHIDSTVGVGPIGTMYYAQQLHNHLTEEARTRAGELLETFEQLVSKSGVKHSELMEEGVPFERIQEDLKFHDLLIIGRETHFFYNRPSRDTNTISRLVKNSSGPVLVVTPDYLHIDHVIVTHDGSVAASRALQWLVQLQPFGNDITIDILNVCEGKNSQAEEQSRLIMHLTSDYLRHHGYERISQVSLPKGNTGEVILEYIQKSGANLITLGAHSMAAIRRITFGSTTHKLVMESPIPLLLSS
- a CDS encoding TraR/DksA family transcriptional regulator, with the translated sequence MEKLQKLPTPFSEDQLIYFKNLLLDKREEAVHEIEKLNESMADISADEDEYSSATSAQLDDISADAEERQLNYKLQERTRSYIKQIDAALERIKNGSYGICLATGKAIPEERLKIVPHTRYSLEAKKLGLNEIGDQY